A genomic region of Haliotis asinina isolate JCU_RB_2024 chromosome 1, JCU_Hal_asi_v2, whole genome shotgun sequence contains the following coding sequences:
- the LOC137278323 gene encoding beta-porphyranase A-like, producing MFLPVLCTLLLWGSVFSYTTVTIYNEWLSQGGHVHYEFKRWSKLNGLTQENLIPKCKSIGTAAGRWLNRDQRANLFPNWPESRSHPGYPDPTYLQDHALQSKTWATYMRQLNGYGSAVDNMVWNIRGLNWPDWMNKSRHQGQFPNNVDAASEFVSLMVQSAKDYTGGRLPYTFEVINEPDWVEKIIDQQTNIDFHNSVAKKLKSRFGMKVAGPTYTSMAMRQADENNFSYWKRTAKFMDMTLDHLDFFSFHSYNYLRVSGGNYSRFGINEARLVASIDMVENYSHLKKGKNVPLVVSEFGRGNVFGLPDGFENGIIDFETIYQPNGFMFTFLNLREFIEIVLVFLHGNVQYPGHPTLRNSLFTKDGHALTMTKYFTFWTNFVYNHKFLRVSSQYNGQERVIAPLALANPLTKEVVVLLHNYDRNWQNVQLDFSNSWINPPTGERTCVLFENSNPAIHLNYHFNISKDHGSVGLPGSSTCFYTFKTNYNFGRMPTCNQRTYYGKDMVIPISHGHAQTTIRLPSSGYSSAHLRVGVSRNLNADAKPKAVVFNGHTLSSSYMLFDSMKTDGKTKWNVWVFMVHESQVRATNNVNMTFQGDGGHVSSVGLIVGKI from the exons ATGTTCCTACCGGTTCTGTGCACTTTGTTGCTGTGGGGATCGGTGTTCTCTTACACAACCGTCACAATCTACAACGAGTGGCTCTCCCAGGGCGGGCATGTCCACTATGAATTTAAAAGATGGAGCAAACTTAATGGACTGACGCAAGAAAACCTAATACCAAAATGTAAATCTATCGGGACAGCTGCTGGTCGTTGGCTGAACAGAGACCAGAGAGCCAACCTCTTTCCTAAT tGGCCAGAAAGTCGAAGTCACCCTGGGTACCCAGACCCCACCTATCTCCAGGACCATGCACTTCAGTCGAAGACTTGGGCGACGTATATGCGACAATTAAATGGCTACGGGAGTGCCGTTGAcaacatggtctggaacataagAG GACTgaactggcccgactggatgaATAAATCACGTCATCAAGGTCAGTTCCCAAACAACGTTGATGCTGCATCAGAATTTGTGTCGCTAATGGTTCAGAGTGCTAAGGACTACACAGGAGGACGCCTTCCTTACACATTTGAAGTCATCAATGAACCTGATTGGGTCGAAAAGATTATTgaccaacaaacaaatatagatTTTCACAACTCTGTTGCCAAGAAGCTGAAATCACgatttggaatgaaagttgccGGACCAACATACACCAGTATGGCCATGCGACAAGCAGATGAAAATAACTTCAGCTATTGGAAAAGAACTGCGAAGTTTATGGACATGACGCTTGATCATTTGGACTTTTTCTCTTTCCATTCCTACAATTATCTGCGGGTGTCAGGTGGAAACTATTCACGTTTTGGCATCAACGAAGCTCGTCTGGTCGCCTCTATTGACATGGTGGAGAATTACTCCCATCTCAAGAAAGGCAAAAATGTTCCGTTAGTTGTCAGTGAATTTGGTAGAGGAAATGTTTTCGGACTTCCCGACGGTTTCGAAAATGGAATCATTGACTTTGAGACCATTTATCAACCCAACGGTTTCATGTTTACTTTCCTGAACTTGAGGGAGTTTATCGAAATAGTTCTAGTTTTTCTTCACGGAAATGTTCAATATCCGGGTCATCCCACCCTAAGGAATTCCTTATTTACCAAAGACGGTCATGCTCTTACCATGACGAAATATTTCACGTTTTGGACAAACTTCGTTTATAACCACAAGTTTCTCCGTGTTTCAAGTCAATACAATGGACAAGAAAGAGTAATTGCACCCCTGGCTCTGGCAAACCCTCTCACCAAAGAGGTGGTAGTTCTTCTTCACAACTATGATAGAAATTGGCAAAATGTACAACTTGACTTCTCCAACAGCTGGATCAATCCTCCCACAGGCGAACGAACATGCGTTCTTTTCGAAAACAGTAATCCAGCAATTCATCTCAACTACCATTTCAACATATCTAAGGATCATGGCTCCGTGGGTCTGCCTGGATCATCAACATGCTTCTACACATTCAAAACCAACTACAACTTTGGCAGAATGCCCACGTGCAACCAACGCACATACTATGGCAAAGACATGGTCATCCCTATCAGCCATGGTCATGCTCAGACAACCATCCGTCTTCCAAGCTCTGGTTACAGTTCTGCGCATCTTAGGGTGGGAGTTAGTAGAAATTTGAATGCTGACGCAAAACCGAAGGCAGTTGTGTTCAATGGCCACACGCTGTCATCAAGCTACATGCTCTTTGATTCTATGAAGACCGACGGAAAAACAAAATGGAACGTGTGGGTGTTCATGGTCCACGAATCACAAGTCCGTGCAACAAACAACGTCAACATGACCTTTCAAGGCGACGGTGGTCATGTATCATCTGTTGGCCTCATTGTCGGCAAAATATAG